CTGGTTCTTCAGGCATCTGTTGATAAACCCATTGCCAGTCTTGGTAAGAAATATCTACATTGAAGACAGCATGATAGAGTGCGAAAATTCCTAACTCGTCCCCAGGACGAAAAGGACGAACTGTTGGCTTTTCCATCATCTAATCCTCACAATGCATTGTGCTGGCGTAACGCATCTTCTAGCCGCGCCACCGATACTAACTCAGCTATTTCAGAGGTTTTGAATTTAACATTGTAACTACGTTCAATATTAAGAACGACTTCGAGGTGCTTGAGAGAATCCCATGCTTCGATAGTGTCACTGCTAGCGTCAGAGGCGATCGCTTCAGGAGCTATTTCTAGTGCTTCTGCGATCGCTTGTCTTAATTTAGAGTCGTACATTAGCTTCTGCCTCAATAATTTTGATCCAAGATGGTTGTTGTAGTAATGAAATCGGCACCTTAAATTCCCAAGATTCACCCTGCCAATCTTGCGGAGGTTCCAGACCATATTTCGACAAAAACCCACGCGTAGGAGCGTTTTTCTGAGTCGGTCGAAAGCATCCAGTTAACCTTGCTCCGTTATTTTCTGCTTTACTTACTAAATAGGCAAAAAAAGCATCTTCAACGCTTCTACCTAAGGCGCGACAACTCATGAGAAAATTTTCTAATTCCCAATAGCCCAATTCCTCACGAATAATGGCTGCTCCCACAATTCCTAAATCCCCGAATTTGTCTTGAAGTTGCAAGCTA
This genomic interval from Scytonema hofmannii PCC 7110 contains the following:
- a CDS encoding acyl carrier protein, producing MYDSKLRQAIAEALEIAPEAIASDASSDTIEAWDSLKHLEVVLNIERSYNVKFKTSEIAELVSVARLEDALRQHNAL